From a single Miscanthus floridulus cultivar M001 chromosome 8, ASM1932011v1, whole genome shotgun sequence genomic region:
- the LOC136471538 gene encoding prefoldin subunit 6-like gives MSGSCWSGSCRPNGGTSIGAKAHSYPGPRKEINGYRHRRREPTKPASTFYSSHYAKPPASCGGGGGSSQAMASSSTPAAVREMQKDLEVQANALSKIQKDIAKNHQVRKQYTIQVGENELVLKELELLSDGANVYKLIGPVLVKQDLAEAKANVKKRIEYISAELKRMDRALKDLEEKQNSKKESIFKLQQRMQAVQAKA, from the exons ATGTCTGGAAGTTGTTGGTCTGGAAGTTGTCGGCCAAATGGAGGAACTTCCATTGGTGCCAAAG CCCATTCGTACCCCGGCCCACGTAAAGAAATCAATGGTTACAGACATAGGCGTAGAGAGCCCACCAAACCCGCATCTACGTTCTACTCCTCCCACTACGCGAAGCCGCCGgcgagctgcggcggcggcggaggaagcAGCCAGGCCATGGCGTCGTCGTCGACCCCGGCGGCCGTCCGCGAGATGCAGAAGGATCTCGAGGTGCAGGCCAACGCCCTCAGCAAGATCCAGAAAG ACATCGCCAAGAACCACCAGGTCCGCAAGCAGTACACCATCCAGGTCGGCGAGAACGAGCTCGTCCTCAAG GAGCTGGAGCTGCTCAGTGACGGGGCCAACGTGTACAAGCTCATCGGACCGGTCCTGGTCAAGCAGGACCTCGCGGAGGCCAAGGCCAACGTCAAGAAGCGCATCGAGTACATCTCCGCAGAGCT GAAGCGGATGGATCGGGCGCTCAAAGACTTGGAGGAAAAGCAAAACAGCAAGAAGGAATCG ATATTCAAGTTGCAACAGAGGATGCAGGCTGTACAAGCTAAGGCTTAA
- the LOC136471539 gene encoding uncharacterized protein, with the protein MEQPWNQQREGGGFAIAESYHADLDQAVTGVCEVDGALLMEDLPASSDLLLDGDVDHRQLSHVIRSLEAEIGGDEPAVMMADGGGEGLERIEDVFSDDMDGYDYEGASSFLAGHDEAEGWCVYTNNGYEGGGVLGCDTTVDHQCYYYCCAEGSADHMYLPLWE; encoded by the coding sequence ATGGAGCAGCCGTGGAACCAGCAGAGAGAGGGCGGCGGCTTCGCCATTGCAGAGAGCTACCACGCCGACCTCGATCAGGCCGTGACAGGCGTGTGCGAGGTCGACGGGGCGCTCCTGATGGAGGACCTGCCCGCCTCCTCTGATTTGCTGCTCGATGGCGACGTTGATCATCGCCAGCTGAGCCATGTCATTCGGTCCCTCGAGGCGGAGATCGGCGGCGACGAGCCGGCGGTGATGATGGccgatggtggtggtgagggTCTGGAAAGGATTGAGGATGTGTTCTCGGACGACATGGATGGCTACGACTACGAGGGTGCATCATCGTTCTTAGCTGGGCATGATGAGGCAGAGGGTTGGTGTGTGTACACTAATAATGGGTACGAGGGTGGTGGCGTTCTGGGGTGTGACACGACGGTTGATCACCAGTGCTACTACTATTGCTGCGCGGAAGGTTCTGCTGACCACATGTATCTCCCCTTGTGGGAATGA